The genomic window GCGTCAAAAGGGGGTGCCGAGGTGTTCGTCGTGCCGCTGGCCCGGAAAAAGAAATTACTTTCATCGCAAACCTCACAGCCGCGGCGCTACCAGGGATTGCGGCGCGTATTTGCGGCGATGGGAACCCGAATCGCACCCGCAAGTTAATCGGCCCCCCTCCCGGTGGCGACCGTGGGGACGGTCGGCGCGAAAAAAGGAGACTCCCTAGACACCACGCACAAGATCACGCCTCGCCACCTGCTAGGACAGTCGGAGCAACCAAATGGCTAGCCGATGTCACACCCGCACAAGCGAGCGGGAGTTACCGCCGGACGCCCTGCCGCGCTGCGCCGGCCAGAATTCACGCACAGTTGGGCCTTGCGTCGTGCTTCGGTGTCTCGGGGCCCAAATCCCGCAACGGCAGGCAAAGGAGGCGACGGGGGGCAGATTCAAAACGAACCTGATACTACTTTTGATACTACTCCGCACCTTTGGCAAATAGCGGGAACACGCAACTTGTTTGAAGACTGGCGCATCCGTCAGGAGTTGAACCTGAAACCTTCTGATCCGTAGTCAGATGCTCTATCCAATTGAGCTACGGATGCACCGAAGCGACGGAATGTATTAACCACCCGAACCTCACGCAAGTGATTATTTGCCGTTTGCGGGCTTCGCGAGTGAAACGTGCCTTCAATGCGGTCGGGTTTTCCACCTCCGTGCTTCATTGTACAACCGGTCGCGAATGTAAAATGAATTGAACACTCCGTCCCGCTTCAATAACCTAGCCGTCATGAAATCCGTGCTCCGCCTTCTGCCCGTTCTCGCCGCGTTGAGTCTCGTCGGATGCGGAAAACAATCGGAAGGTACCAGCCCGGCTTCGGGAGCCGGGTCCTACACCATTGCTGTAATCCCCAAGGGGACGACCCACGAATTCTGGAAATCCATCCATGCCGGGGCGGTCAAGGCAGAGCTCGAATTGAACGGGAAGGGAATCAAGACCGAAATCATTTGGAAGGGTCCGCTGAAGGAAGATGATCGGGACCAGCAGATTCAAGTGGTCGAGAATTTTATGAGTCGCCAGGTCAGCGGCATCGTGCTGGCACCGCTGGATTCGCAAGCCCTGGTGACGCCCGTCGAAAACGCGATCAAGGCCAAAGTCCCGGTGGTCATAATCGACTCCGACCTCAAATCCGACCGTTACGTCAGTTTCGTTGCCACTGACAACTACAAGGGCGGTCAGCTGGCAGGCGAGCGCCTCGGTCAACTGCTTGGCGGGAAAGGGAATGTCATCCTCCTTCGCTACGCTGTCGGCTCTGCCAGCACGGAAGCGCGCGAGGCTGGTTTCCTCGACGCGCTCAAGACCAAATTCCCGGACATCAAGCTGATTTCGTCCGATCAATACGCCGGTCCGACCCGCGAAACCGGATATCAAGCATCTCAGAATCTGCTCAACCGCTTCGGGGATCAGGTCAATGGTATCTTCTGTCCCTGCGAACCTCCCACGATCGCCATGGCCAAGGCGCTCCGTGACATCGGCAAGGCGGGCGGCAAGGTGAAGATGGTCGGGTTCGACTCCGGATCCCAGTCAGTTGCCGACTTGAAGAACGGGGACGTGCAGGGCCTCGTCGTTCAAAACCCGGTCCTCATGGGCTATCTCGGCGTGATGACCATGGTAAAACATCTTCAAGGCGGGAAGGTAGAAAAGCGCATCGACACGGGCGTCGT from Candidatus Angelobacter sp. includes these protein-coding regions:
- a CDS encoding substrate-binding domain-containing protein, translating into MKSVLRLLPVLAALSLVGCGKQSEGTSPASGAGSYTIAVIPKGTTHEFWKSIHAGAVKAELELNGKGIKTEIIWKGPLKEDDRDQQIQVVENFMSRQVSGIVLAPLDSQALVTPVENAIKAKVPVVIIDSDLKSDRYVSFVATDNYKGGQLAGERLGQLLGGKGNVILLRYAVGSASTEAREAGFLDALKTKFPDIKLISSDQYAGPTRETGYQASQNLLNRFGDQVNGIFCPCEPPTIAMAKALRDIGKAGGKVKMVGFDSGSQSVADLKNGDVQGLVVQNPVLMGYLGVMTMVKHLQGGKVEKRIDTGVVLATRENMDQPGIKELLYPPIARYLKE